The following DNA comes from Mugil cephalus isolate CIBA_MC_2020 chromosome 6, CIBA_Mcephalus_1.1, whole genome shotgun sequence.
ACCTGATTGATCTGCTCCACGTTCAGCCGTTCCCTCCAGGCGTAAATCGCCTCCTTCGCGTCTCTCGACGAGATCAGGAAGGGCTTGTCCGATGAGTACCCCTGCCCGTGCGTCATGTTCAACGCGAACTTCTCCAGGGCGGGGAAGGTGGAGAGGTTGGCGAAGCGGTGCATCCTCTGGAGCTCCTGCATGGGCTGCAGGACCAGGTCCTCGTAGCGGATGCGCAGGTAGTTTCGCCTCACCCACGGAGGCGCGTTCATCACCAGCATCATGTCGCTGAGCCAGTTGTCGCATATGATCTCCATGGCGCTGGAGACGTAGCTCTCCGCCCGGTTCACCCTGTTGCTCGGCACCAGCAGCCGCTTGTACTTGTCGGTCTGCTTCTTGCTCCTCAGCACCTGGATGCTCTCCTTCACCAGGGCCTGCTTCGACTTCAAGCGCGAGTTGTGCACGGCCCTGGGGTCCCTGAAGAGCTGAATGATCTGCAGGTTTATAGCCGGGTCCTTCATCAAAGGCACCAGCGTGCTCATGTCCAAAACGCGCACCCCTTTGATCACCATCACCGGGTACTTTTTGCactccctctccagctccctGAGGTCCCTCTTTTGGCACTTGGCGCACTGGTCCTCCCTCACCAGCCCGATCTCGTGCCGCTTGTGTGCATCGCACAGCGGCTCCGAGCAGATCACCTTGTTCATCTTCCAGCCGAATATGAACGAGGTGGTGATGTTCTGCGAGCCGGCGTAAAGTTTGAGGACGGAGAAGTCGCAGCGGTACAGGGAGTTCATCATGTCCCGCACCGCGCCCTGGAGGCTGCCCGCGTCCCCGGGGTACAGAGCCTGCCATATGTGCCACATGGGCTCGTACAGGTAGAAGACATCGGGGTGCTGGTTGAAGAGCTCCCCGAGAAACGAGGAGCCGGTCCTCCAGGTGGCATGCAGGTAGATGTGTATCCGAGCCTGGCTCCTGTTGGCCGCGGGCTCCGGCACCTCGCTGCCGTTCACTTTGTATCCGTTATCCCACAGAAGCGCCACCGTGTTCTCCAAATCTGGACATCTGGGCTGTTGCTGCGGCAGTCCGTGTTTAGCGCGTTGGCCCGATCTGTCCCCGTAATCTAACACGTACGGGATTAGCAGAAGTAAACCTGAATATGccagaatcagaatcaagtATTTCTTATTTAGCCTCCTCTTCATTTCCTCTCGCCTGGAGGGGGCTGgatagctgctgctgctgctgctgctctgacgGGTCGGCGCGGCGTTTTGTGAGGCGATGTAGTCTCTACACTAaagttgtgtgcgtgtgtgtgtgtgtgggagagagagaaatttgTGTAGTGTCTGCGTGCGCGCGCGGCGGGGGTTAGCCACGCCCCATCGACGAGAAAATGTGTCCTTCCTGTCCACACATAGCAAGTCTGTGAAGGCTCCGTGAAGTGGACATTAGAAAGCGTCTATAAAGAAGATACTGGACATTTTCTCGGCTTCTCTGTGTTAACCGTGATCTAAGTTGTACGCCGCGTGAAGGAGGAGGGGCGTCCCTAAATTGGACATGTCAAAGACTCTACAAGTCAAGAGGAGACGCTCCAACAGCCACCACCTATCGTAACCCTGCTGTGGCGCAAAGAATTATGGGAGATAACATATGAAAACCAGGAGACCAAGATGAATAATGTTTTGTTAACCGGACGGTGGGCGCTAAGCTCCGGGGTTTGAACTTTTTCACTGCATAAACTGCTAGTCTGAAGCATCCGTGTTGTGAAATATGAAGCTAAAAAGCGACAACGTTTATTATGGTATCGCGCATGCGCGCTATTTCCTCGTTTGTTTTGGGAGGCAGACGCTGCGCGGTACTGAATGAATCAATGGAGAAAATATCTTTAGCCGTCCTGTTTTTCAAATAAACGACTTTATGTCTTCAACacagtttttggttgttttaacattttcgTTTGTAAAAGACTGGCAGCGAGGCTGATACATGCTACATGTGACGCTAGAGCCAGGCTAactgcagcagcatcaacaTGGCACACTGGAGCACCTTCgaaaaggagacagagaaggaaacCAAGAAGTTGATAAAATGTATCAGCGGGGTCGAGGACGAGGACGACCAAAATTTCCAGCTGGCGCTGAAATTTGCGTGGTCAAATTTCAGGTGAGTGAGAGGGTGTGAGCTAGCTTGTCAGTTGCTAAATTGGAAGTAACTGTTAGCTAGCCACAGACGATGATGCTAATAACCGACTTAATCAGTGGTCTCTTTTCTGGCGCAGGTTTCATCGTTTTTTGG
Coding sequences within:
- the chst7 gene encoding carbohydrate sulfotransferase 7; the encoded protein is MKRRLNKKYLILILAYSGLLLLIPYVLDYGDRSGQRAKHGLPQQQPRCPDLENTVALLWDNGYKVNGSEVPEPAANRSQARIHIYLHATWRTGSSFLGELFNQHPDVFYLYEPMWHIWQALYPGDAGSLQGAVRDMMNSLYRCDFSVLKLYAGSQNITTSFIFGWKMNKVICSEPLCDAHKRHEIGLVREDQCAKCQKRDLRELERECKKYPVMVIKGVRVLDMSTLVPLMKDPAINLQIIQLFRDPRAVHNSRLKSKQALVKESIQVLRSKKQTDKYKRLLVPSNRVNRAESYVSSAMEIICDNWLSDMMLVMNAPPWVRRNYLRIRYEDLVLQPMQELQRMHRFANLSTFPALEKFALNMTHGQGYSSDKPFLISSRDAKEAIYAWRERLNVEQINQVEAYCSEVMRQLGYQKNSVDKAT